aCTGTTTTGATTTACAGCACAGAGGCCAGTTCCGGCTCAAGATCTTCGAGAGGGAGAACTTCAGCGGCACCATGCACGAGCTGCACGAGGACTGCGACAACATCATGGACCGCTTCCGCATGAACGACTGCATGTCCTGCCAGGTGATGGACGGCCACTGGCTGCTGTTTGAGCAGCCCCACTTCCGCGGCAGGATGATGTACGTGAGGCCCGGCGAGTACCGCAGCTTCAGGGAGATGGGCATGAGCAACATGAGGTTCATGAGCATGAGACGCATCATGGACATTTGAAAAGTGTTCTGTGGAATATGTTTCACTgacaaaacatgaataaaacttTTTCTTAAATCGTATCTTGTCTACTCGTCATTTTCTGTGGTAGAAACCATTTGAATTGCGTGTACACCTGAAGAGCAATAAATCAGCGTtttctttaaatgtgagtactgAGTACTTTCCTATGAAAGTACTCACTCAAATGTCATCTGCCAATACATACATATCAAATCGGAGTGACATTAAGTTTTGCCAATCAAATGCCTCCTAGCAATAGATGACGATAAAGTGGTCCAGTCCAGTACAGCACAACTCACTCATCTAGCTAACATCTCACTTTAGACTGGAACATTTCCAAAGGTCCTAAAACTGCCGCCATTAAGCCTCTACTGAAGAACAGCAGGGGTGATGCAGCAGT
This is a stretch of genomic DNA from Doryrhamphus excisus isolate RoL2022-K1 chromosome 9, RoL_Dexc_1.0, whole genome shotgun sequence. It encodes these proteins:
- the LOC131136212 gene encoding gamma-crystallin M3-like gives rise to the protein MGRIIFYEDRNFQGRSYECMSDCSDMSSYLNRCQSCRVESGCFMVYERPNFMGNQYFMRRGEYSDSMSMMGMRDCIRSCRSIPMHRGQFRLKIFERENFSGTMHELHEDCDNIMDRFRMNDCMSCQVMDGHWLLFEQPHFRGRMMYVRPGEYRSFREMGMSNMRFMSMRRIMDI